CCTGCCATTGCGCCAGAGACTGCCCCGTCGCCTCCAAAATCTCCAGCGCGCGGACAATGCGTTGCCCGTCTGCCGGCATCAACCGCGCCGCCATGGCCGGATCCTGCCCTGTCAAAACCATATGCAGCGCTTCCGCCCCCTCTTCCAGCAAGCGCAAGCGCCATTTTTCCCGCACAGCGGGGGGGACAGGCGGAATACGCGACAGCCCGCCCAGAAGCGTACGGAAGTAAAGCCCCGTGCCGCCGACAAACACCCATGGCCGGCTTGCGACTTCAGGCAGCAAGAGCACATCGGCCACCGCCTGCAGCCACAAGCCGGTGGAAAAAGACCGGGCCGGGGAAACAAAGCCATAAAGATAATGCGGCACACCGGCCATTTCTTTCTCATCAGGCCGGGCTGTCAGAACATGCAGCGTATCATAGACCTGCATGGAATCGGCATTAATTACCACCCCGCCATTGCCTTGCGCAATGTCCACCGCCAGTTGGGACTTACCACTGGCGGTCGGCCCC
This is a stretch of genomic DNA from Candidatus Tokpelaia hoelldoblerii. It encodes these proteins:
- the miaA gene encoding tRNA dimethylallyltransferase (bhsal12550), producing the protein MHKQKNITLIAGPTASGKSQLAVDIAQGNGGVVINADSMQVYDTLHVLTARPDEKEMAGVPHYLYGFVSPARSFSTGLWLQAVADVLLLPEVASRPWVFVGGTGLYFRTLLGGLSRIPPVPPAVREKWRLRLLEEGAEALHMVLTGQDPAMAARLMPADGQRIVRALEILEATGQSLAQWQEQQGKPLIDTAVAKKIILLPDRAVLVERINRRFDKMVEHGALEEVKALRRLKLASDLPVMKAIGVRELGACLDGVLTQQQAIEKAKIETRRYAKRQATWFRHQLSADWQRFTAAEAAFAAFSATSGPNKH